Proteins found in one Panthera tigris isolate Pti1 chromosome B3, P.tigris_Pti1_mat1.1, whole genome shotgun sequence genomic segment:
- the MKRN3 gene encoding probable E3 ubiquitin-protein ligase makorin-3 — MEEPAAPTEASEAPGASTGAEAAGEGAPGPSLRTRPVFRQFAATGPAPLRASRLRPAQAAGGGAGPSRMQGRSGGSWTKQVICRYYLHGLCKEGENCRYSHDLSGQQLAREGHGSLPRASADQGPSTAAHTETLPQEVAKAPSAAPSCSLPVIGLAAERGFFEAERDNAGLEAAGGASVEGWENAIEFVPGQPYRGRMVPFVPRAPLQSPVTEREQIAVGRGQQLCRDAAMGQCFRGESCMYIHGEICDMCGLQVLHPVDAVQRADHTKACIEAHEKDMELSFAVQRSMDKVCGICMEVVYEKVNPSDCRFGILSNCNHTYCLKCIRRWRTDKQFGNRIVKSCPQCRVTSNFVIPSEFWVEEEEEKQKLIQQYKEAMSNKTCRYFAEGRGYCPFGENCFYKHATPEGPGEDPQRQGAEASGAHCSQLLEPTQVGEGEMPFKSSKKKLVMLRLANLLFKCFLSLGKSAFFVVFFSQRTSGTSL; from the coding sequence ATGGAAGAGCCTGCAGCTCCCACTGAAGCCTCTGAGGCACCTGGGGCATCTACGGGTGCCGAGGCAGCAGGGGAGGGTGCACCTGGGCCTAGTCTCCGCACACGCCCGGTCTTCCGGCAATTTGCGGCTACAGGTCCGGCCCCCCTTCGCGCGTCACGTCTGAGGCCTGCCCAggctgcagggggcggggctgggcccAGTCGCATGCAGGGCCGGAGTGGTGGCAGCTGGACGAAGCAAGTCATCTGCAGGTATTATCTGCATGGGCTTTGCAAGGAGGGGGAGAATTGTCGCTACTCACATGACCTCTCAGGCCAGCAGTTGGCCAGGGAGGGCCATGGTTCACTGCCTCGGGCCTCTGCAGACCAAGGCCCTAGCACGGCTGCGCATACTGAGACCCTGCCTCAGGAAGTGGCGAAAGCCCCCTCTGCTGCGCCTTCATGCTCCTTGCCTGTGATTGGCTTGGCTGCTGAAAGGGGTTTCTTTGAAGCTGAGAGAGACAATGCAGGCCTTGAAGCTGCAGGAGGAGCCAGTGTAGAAGGCTGGGAGAATGCTATTGAATTTGTACCCGGGCAACCCTATAGGGGCCGCATGGTCCCTTTTGTTCCCAGGGCTCCTTTACAGAGCCCAGTGACTGAGAGGGAACAGATTGCAGTGGGCAGGGGTCAGCAGCTTTGCCGTGATGCTGCCATGGGGCAGTGCTTTCGTGGGGAGAGTTGTATGTATATCCATGGAGAGATATGCGATATGTGTGGGCTTCAGGTCTTGCACCCTGTGGATGCTGTGCAGAGGGCAGACCATACAAAGGCTTGCATTGAAGCACACGAGAAGGATATGGAACTCTCATTTGCAGTGCAGCGAAGTATGGACAAGGTGTGTGGCATCTGCATGGAGGTTGTCTATGAGAAAGTCAACCCTAGTGACTGCCGCTTTGGCATCCTCTCCAACTGCAACCACACCTACTGTCTTAAGTGTATCCGCAGGTGGAGGACTGACAAACAGTTTGGCAACAGGATCGTCAAGTCCTGTCCACAGTGCAGGGTTACCTCCAACTTTGTCATTCCCAGTGAGTtctgggtggaggaggaggaagagaaacagaaacttaTTCAGCAGTACAAGGAGGCAATGAGCAACAAGACTTGCAGGTATTTTGCTGAAGGCAGGGGTTACTGCCCATTTGGAGAGAACTGTTTTTACAAGCATGCAACCCCTGAGGGCCCAGGAGAGGATCCTCAGAGGCAGGGTGCTGAGGCATCCGGTGCTCACTGCAGTCAACTTTTGGAGCCTACTCAGGTGGGAGAGGGCGAGATGCCctttaaaagcagtaaaaaaaagcTTGTCATGCTTCGGCTGGCCAATCTGTTGTTTAAGTGTTTTCTTTCACTGGGAAAGAGTgcgttttttgttgtttttttttctcagaggaCCAGTGGGACTTCATTATAA